GCCGCGCGGCAAGCACATCCTGATGCGGTTCTCGACCGGACAGAGCCTGCACAGCCATCTTCGAATGGACGGCGGCTGGCGGATCGGTCCGGCACAGTCCCGGCCGCGCGGGCGCGACTACGAGATCCGGGCGCTGGTGGGTAACGCCGACTGGCTGGCGGCCGGGTTCCGGGTTCATGACCTGAAACTGGTGGCCACCGACGCGGAGAGCGAGGTGGTCGGCCACCTCGGCCCGGACCTGCTGGCACCGGAATTCGACCGCGCCGAAGCGCTGCGCCGGTTCGCGGCCGTTCCCGCGCGGCCGATCGGTGAGGCGCTGCTCGACCAGCGGCTGACAGCGGGAATCGGCAACGTCTACAAGAGTGAAGTGCTCTTCCTGAACCGGCTCAGCCCGTTCCTGCCGGTGGCCGAGGTGCCCGAGCTGGGCGCGGTCCTGGACAGTTCGGTCAGGCTGCTGCGTGGCAACCTCAGCGACCACAGCAGGACCACCACCGGCTGGCGACAGCCCGGACAGCAGTTCTGGGTCTACGGCCGCGCCGGCAAGGGCTGCCGGCGATGCGGCACCGTGGTGCTCAGCTGCGAGCAGGGCGAAGACCCGGCGATGGAACGAATCACCTACTACTGCCCGACCTGCCAGGCGGTGAGCGGCTAGCGCTCGGTCTCGGCCCGCTCGGTCACGGTCTGGTCCGTGGTCACCGGCGGCTGGGCCTTCTCCAGCGCCGGCGGCGCGCTGTCGGTCAGGGCGGCGCTTCCGGTGCCACCGGTGCCGGAGCCCAGCGAGGCCCGGATCTCGGCCAGCCGGGCCTGACCGGCCATGTTGGTGGTCGCCTTGCGGACCTCCAGCATCCGGCCCTGCACCGAGTTCTGAGCCAGGTCGGCCTGCCCGAGCGCGTTGGCGTAGCGCCGCTCGATCTTGTCGCGCACCTCTTCCAGCGACGGGGTGTTCTTGGGCGCCGCGAGCTCACCCATCTGGTTGAGCGAGGCCGAGACCTGCTCCTGCATCTTGGCCTGCTCGAGCTGGCTGAGCAGCTTGGTGCGCTGGGCCATCTTCTCCTGCAGCATCATCGCGTTGTCCTGCACCGCCTGCCGTGCCTGCTGGGCGGCAGCCATCGACTGGTCGTGCAACTCCTTCAGATCAGCCGCGGCCTCCTCGGCGCTCACCAACTGGTTGGCCAGCATCGCCGCGGTCTGCTCGAAGTCGACCGCCTTGGCCTCGTCGCCGCCGGCGCGTGCCTGATCGGCCAGCACCAGCGCCTGCCGGGCCTGGGCCTGCAACGCCTCGATCTGGCTCAGCTGCCGGTCAAGCTTGAGTTCCAGCTGATGCTGGTTGCCGATGACGCTCGCCGCCTGCCGCGTCAGACCTTCGTGCTGGCGCTGAGCATCCTCGATCGCCTGTTGGATCTGGATCTTCGGGTCGGCCTTCTCGTCCACCTTGGCGCCGAACCAGGCTGAGATGTAACGCCAGGCCTTGACCATGCCGTTCGCCATCGCTGCTACGACCTTCCGGTAACCGTCGGAGATATCAGTGCTCGTCCCAGTCTGCATCATGGCCGGCAGCGTGGTCCAAGCCGGGCTGGCGAGACGCCCACCCGTGCGACCCGCGCCTCAGCCGGTCGGCGGCAACCCGGACAGCAGGACCGCGACATCGGCGGCGATGTCGATCTCATCGGCCGGCGCGATGATGAACGAGGACAGCCAGCGCAGCACCATCGGGGCGCCGGCCCGGCCCGATCGCCGCAGCAGCCGCTCGACGGCGTGTCCGACGCGGGCCCAACCGGGGGTGCGCACGTCCACCCGGGCCAGCACCGCCAGGGTGGTGGTGTCCTGACCGCCCAGCGCCTCGAGCAGCGGGTGCTCTGACACCGCCACCGCCGCGACAGTCAGCGCCTGCGACAGCTCCAGGTGCGAGACCGTGGCCACCAGCCGGTCGATCTCGTCCAGCAACAGGGCCGCCAGCACGTCCTCGCGGGCCCGGAAGTGGTTGTACAGCGTCGCCTTGGCCACCCCACCGCGGGCGGCCACCTGTGCCATCGTGATCTTGGTGCCATTGGCCTCGACGGCAGCCCTGGCGCCGTCCAGGATGGCGGCGCGGCTACGGGCCATCGGGCCGGCCGTCCGGGAATTCACCGTCGCAGCCGGAGAGGCGCCCGGCCTCGACGTAGCTCGCGACCCATCCGGGGCGCCGGCACGCGCGGCCTGCGGTCGGGGGGCAGCGCCACTGGACGGGGCGGTCGAACCGCCGAGAGCGGTTGATCCGGATCGAGCGGCCGAACCGCTGGCAGTCGAACCACCGAGCGCGGCCGAACCGTTAGCAGCCGAACCACCAAGAGCGGCCGAACCACCAAGAGCGGCCGAACCACCGAGGGCGGCCGAACCGGATCGCGGCTGCGCTCCGGGCACCGGGCCAGCAGTGGTGGGCCGAAGCACGAAGTCAGACAGCGGGTCAGGGCGGCGGGGGGAACTGTGCGTGCTCATACCCCGAAGTTAGGCGGCTGACCGTCGCGCGCCGACCAGCCGCACGCCCGACACGCCCATTGTCTCGACTGCGGGATGAGACTTAGGACCGCAGGACGGGCTCAGGCCGCCACGTGGGGCAGTGATCGAACCTGGGGCCCTTCAGCGCCACGCGGCGCCGGAGTCAGCACCGGAGAGCCACGCCGGGCACCGAGCACCATCGCCCGCTCGGCCATCGTCTCCTGGCGGCGCAGGGTGTCCGAGACCAGCAGGAACACCTCGGACAGCGGGATGTCGAGTGCCTCACAGATCGCGGCCAGCAACTCCGAGGACGGCTCCTTGTGGCCGCGCTCGATCTCGGACAGATAGCCCAGGCTGACCCTCGCCGCGGCTGACACCTCGCGAAGGGTGCGACGCTGGCGCAGGCGGACCGCACGCAGGGTCTCGCCGACCACATGGCGGAGAACTGCCATCTCGCGATACCCCCTTCGTCCACCGATCACGTCGTCGGCCCCTGCAAGCACCATCGGCCGATTGGCGATCTTCTGAAATCCAATGCTAGTCCGGTCACCAGGAACGGCGCCGAGCCCGCGAACTAATTTGCTGACAGCGAACTTCTCACAGCCGCTCGTCAGGGTGA
Above is a genomic segment from Jatrophihabitans sp. containing:
- a CDS encoding PspA/IM30 family protein — its product is MANGMVKAWRYISAWFGAKVDEKADPKIQIQQAIEDAQRQHEGLTRQAASVIGNQHQLELKLDRQLSQIEALQAQARQALVLADQARAGGDEAKAVDFEQTAAMLANQLVSAEEAAADLKELHDQSMAAAQQARQAVQDNAMMLQEKMAQRTKLLSQLEQAKMQEQVSASLNQMGELAAPKNTPSLEEVRDKIERRYANALGQADLAQNSVQGRMLEVRKATTNMAGQARLAEIRASLGSGTGGTGSAALTDSAPPALEKAQPPVTTDQTVTERAETER
- a CDS encoding DNA-formamidopyrimidine glycosylase family protein, which translates into the protein MPEGDTVYIASQRLHTALAGRTVTRFDLRTPALALADLTGATLTEVVPRGKHILMRFSTGQSLHSHLRMDGGWRIGPAQSRPRGRDYEIRALVGNADWLAAGFRVHDLKLVATDAESEVVGHLGPDLLAPEFDRAEALRRFAAVPARPIGEALLDQRLTAGIGNVYKSEVLFLNRLSPFLPVAEVPELGAVLDSSVRLLRGNLSDHSRTTTGWRQPGQQFWVYGRAGKGCRRCGTVVLSCEQGEDPAMERITYYCPTCQAVSG
- a CDS encoding helix-turn-helix transcriptional regulator, producing MAVLRHVVGETLRAVRLRQRRTLREVSAAARVSLGYLSEIERGHKEPSSELLAAICEALDIPLSEVFLLVSDTLRRQETMAERAMVLGARRGSPVLTPAPRGAEGPQVRSLPHVAA
- a CDS encoding helix-turn-helix domain-containing protein is translated as MARSRAAILDGARAAVEANGTKITMAQVAARGGVAKATLYNHFRAREDVLAALLLDEIDRLVATVSHLELSQALTVAAVAVSEHPLLEALGGQDTTTLAVLARVDVRTPGWARVGHAVERLLRRSGRAGAPMVLRWLSSFIIAPADEIDIAADVAVLLSGLPPTG